The following are encoded in a window of Arvicanthis niloticus isolate mArvNil1 chromosome 1, mArvNil1.pat.X, whole genome shotgun sequence genomic DNA:
- the LOC117723885 gene encoding olfactory receptor 9Q1-like, producing MFKHINRSCRGILYSASCLVSSALLSTTGFMAKVNLTLVTEFLLIAFTEHPEWGLPLFHLFLFIYLFTLLGNSGMIALIRMDRRLHSPMYFLLSHLSFMDICYSSVTVPQTMAVLLEHGATLSYARCVAQFFLFTFFGSIDCYLLALMAYDRYVAVCQPLLYVTIMTQKALLSFVAGAYIAGLLSALVRTISAFTLSFCGNNEIDFIFCDLPPLLKLTCGESYIQELVIIVFAIFVLPACMVVIVVSYLFILVAILRIPSAGGRAKTFSTCASHLTAVSLFFGTLIFMYLRDNSGQASEKDRVVSVFYTTVIPMLNPLIYSLRNKEVKEALRKFLNKVKTF from the coding sequence ATGTTCAAACATATAAACCGTTCTTGCAGGGGCATCTTATATTCAGCATCCTGTCttgtttcttctgctctcttAAGTACCACTGGCTTCATGGCCAAGGTGAACCTCACGTTGGTGACAGAGTTCCTCCTCATAGCATTCACCGAGCACCCTGAATGGGGGCTTCCTCTTTTCCAcctgtttttatttatctatctcttcACTTTGCTGGGGAACTCAGGCATGATTGCTTTGATCCGCATGGATCGCAGGCTGCACAGCCCAATGTACTTCCTTCTAAGCCACCTCTCTTTCATGGACATCTGCTACTCCTCTGTCACTGTTCCTCAGACAATGGCCGTGTTGTTGGAACATGGGGCAACTTTATCCTATGCACGCTGTGTGGCTCAGTTTTTCCTGTTTACTTTCTTTGGATCCATCGATTGCTACCTCTTGGCTCTCATGGCCTATGACCGTTATGTGGCCGTGTGCCAACCTTTGCTTTATGTCACCATCATGACGCAGAAAGCCCTTCTAAGTTTTGTGGCTGGGGCTTACATTGCTGGCCTCCTCAGTGCCTTGGTGAGGACAATCTCAGCATTCACACTCTCTTTTTGTGGAAACAATGAGATTGACTTTATTTTCTGTGACCTTCCTCCTCTGTTAAAGCTAACCTGTGGCGAGAGCTATATCCAGGAATTGGTGATTATTGTATTTGCCATTTTTGTCCTCCCTGCTTGCATGGTGGTGATTGTAGTTTCCTACCTGTTCATCCTTGTGGCCATTCTGAGGATCCCTTCAGCAGGAGGCCGGGCCAAGACCTTCTCAACCTGTGCCTCCCACCTCACTGCGGTGTCACTCTTCTTTGGCACTCTGATTTTCATGTATCTGAGAGATAACTCTGGCCAGGCCTCAGAAAAGGATCGAGTTGTGTCTGTGTTCTACACAACAGTAATTCCCATGTTGAATCCCCTCATCTACAGCTTGAGGAACAAGGAAGTGAAGGAAGCACTAAGGAAATTTCTCAATAAAGTGAAGACTTTCTAA